One Penaeus vannamei isolate JL-2024 chromosome 27, ASM4276789v1, whole genome shotgun sequence genomic window carries:
- the LOC113809714 gene encoding uncharacterized protein isoform X1, with the protein MWQSAQAPTMASVVPQWSVSKTPSAMQPSHLGEELAATPVRNGPGVALGSRTHAGTWIGTKKPKLQKPQALVDTDDSHIHALMDMHFSHTSGDLNTPDIKLEDFKFDGTHEEPSHNDSMEVSSTSWDQDADSFMGEQHGPPSDGTVYFDTSPGELQGDLENRVCLTKYTMNSDTDGDALQPTPVSTSGLLETLASTTMCVDPCSAASLPTPATSYQNSGTDFLHSPSIHGQQLHNSSMPVSSTSDTDFEIPADILDQINKLLPDSLMDGDIWGDDDAATSTELDLMLVQQQPDLLLGAIQNSGLSHELENLVETSSTANEIIDFGDSICFPAERPVVKEEASLAEWSSQFINEGPNPRDIALLSPSTASPSRRAVVAPGAPSKPEPSQSSSAMPSLRPDPTPLSGSRPRRTSKKPVRFEDHDDDDEASVNMDLDFSEEPTASTSSYTATGRRSRQSLQNLSEKEKYHRIRHLNNEASKRCRQKRKLKMKDIEAEETELLQRNRELKEQLAHVEKQRDRMKKLINLMFMVAKK; encoded by the exons ATGTGGCAGTCAGCACAAGCACCCACTATGGCATCTGTG GTTCCACAATGGTCCGTTTCGAAGACTCCTTCAGCAATGCAACCCTCGCACCTAGGAGAGGAGCTAGCAGCGACCCCGGTCCGAAACGGACCTGGGGTTGCTCTTGGCTCCAGGACTCATGCTGGAACTTGGATCGGCACCAAGAAG CCCAAACTCCAGAAACCACAAGCTCTGGTAGACACGGACGACAGCCACATTCATGCTCTAATGGACATGCACTTCAGCCACACTTCGGGTGACCTGAATACCCCAGACATCA AGTTAGAAGACTTTAAATTTGACGGGACTCACGAAGAGCCCAGCCACAATGATAGCATGGAAGTGAGCAGCACCTCTTGGGACCAAGATGCTGACTCTTTCATGGGCGAGCAGCACGGCCCTCCATCGGATGGGACTGTTTACTTCGACACCAGTCCAGGCGAGCTGCAGGGCGACCTCGAAAATCGCGTGTGTCTGACCAAATATACCATGAATAGCGACACAGATGGAGATGCCCTACAGCCCACCCCGGTCTCGACTTCCGGCCTCTTGGAAACTCTAGCTTCGACCACAATGTGCGTAGATCCATGTTCAGCCGCAAGCCTACCCACGCCGGCCACTTCTTACCAGAACAGCGGGACAGATTTCTTGCACAGTCCAAGCATCCATGGCCAGCAGCTTCACAACTCTTCTATGCCGGTTTCAAGCACGTCAGACACGGACTTCGAAATTCCAGCGGATATCTTGGACCAGATCAATAAGCTCCTGCCAGATTCCCTTATGGACGGCGACATTTGGGGGGACGATGACGCCGCCACGTCTACAGAGCTGGACTTAATGCTCGTCCAGCAACAACCGGACCTCCTGCTTGGAGCCATACAGAACAGTGGACTCAGTCATGAG cTCGAGAATTTGGTCGAGACGTCATCCACAGCAAATGAAATAATTGACTTCGGAGATTCCATTTGCTTCCCCGCTGAGAGACCAGTTGTCAAAGAAGAGGCGTCTCTGGCAGAATGGTCCAGCCAGTTTATCAACGAAGGGCCAAATCCCCGGGACATCGCGCTGTTGTCTCCGTCCACCGCATCCCCGAGCAGAAGGGCCGTCGTGGCTCCCGGGGCGCCGTCCAAGCCAGAGCCCTCCCAGTCCTCATCAGCCATGCCATCACTGAGACCTGACCCCACACCCCTGTCGGGAAGCAGACCCCGACGGACCAGCAAGAAGCCCGTGCGGTTCGAGGaccacgacgacgacgatgaggcGAGTGTGAACATGGATCTTGACTTCTCGGAGGAACCAACTGCCTCCACCTCCAGTTATACCGCCACCGGGAGGAGGTCCAGACAGTCCCTGCAGAAcctgtcagagaaagagaaataccatAGGATAAGACATCTCAACAATGAAGCTTCAAAGCGATGCAGGCAGAAGAGAAAGCTGAAAATGAAAGACATAGAAGCAGAGGAAACAGAACTCcttcagagaaacagagagttgaAAGAACAGTTAGCACAtgtagagaaacaaagagatagaatgaagaaattaataaatttGATGTTCATGGTGGCCAAGAAGTGA
- the LOC113809714 gene encoding uncharacterized protein isoform X2 has translation MQPSHLGEELAATPVRNGPGVALGSRTHAGTWIGTKKPKLQKPQALVDTDDSHIHALMDMHFSHTSGDLNTPDIKLEDFKFDGTHEEPSHNDSMEVSSTSWDQDADSFMGEQHGPPSDGTVYFDTSPGELQGDLENRVCLTKYTMNSDTDGDALQPTPVSTSGLLETLASTTMCVDPCSAASLPTPATSYQNSGTDFLHSPSIHGQQLHNSSMPVSSTSDTDFEIPADILDQINKLLPDSLMDGDIWGDDDAATSTELDLMLVQQQPDLLLGAIQNSGLSHELENLVETSSTANEIIDFGDSICFPAERPVVKEEASLAEWSSQFINEGPNPRDIALLSPSTASPSRRAVVAPGAPSKPEPSQSSSAMPSLRPDPTPLSGSRPRRTSKKPVRFEDHDDDDEASVNMDLDFSEEPTASTSSYTATGRRSRQSLQNLSEKEKYHRIRHLNNEASKRCRQKRKLKMKDIEAEETELLQRNRELKEQLAHVEKQRDRMKKLINLMFMVAKK, from the exons ATGCAACCCTCGCACCTAGGAGAGGAGCTAGCAGCGACCCCGGTCCGAAACGGACCTGGGGTTGCTCTTGGCTCCAGGACTCATGCTGGAACTTGGATCGGCACCAAGAAG CCCAAACTCCAGAAACCACAAGCTCTGGTAGACACGGACGACAGCCACATTCATGCTCTAATGGACATGCACTTCAGCCACACTTCGGGTGACCTGAATACCCCAGACATCA AGTTAGAAGACTTTAAATTTGACGGGACTCACGAAGAGCCCAGCCACAATGATAGCATGGAAGTGAGCAGCACCTCTTGGGACCAAGATGCTGACTCTTTCATGGGCGAGCAGCACGGCCCTCCATCGGATGGGACTGTTTACTTCGACACCAGTCCAGGCGAGCTGCAGGGCGACCTCGAAAATCGCGTGTGTCTGACCAAATATACCATGAATAGCGACACAGATGGAGATGCCCTACAGCCCACCCCGGTCTCGACTTCCGGCCTCTTGGAAACTCTAGCTTCGACCACAATGTGCGTAGATCCATGTTCAGCCGCAAGCCTACCCACGCCGGCCACTTCTTACCAGAACAGCGGGACAGATTTCTTGCACAGTCCAAGCATCCATGGCCAGCAGCTTCACAACTCTTCTATGCCGGTTTCAAGCACGTCAGACACGGACTTCGAAATTCCAGCGGATATCTTGGACCAGATCAATAAGCTCCTGCCAGATTCCCTTATGGACGGCGACATTTGGGGGGACGATGACGCCGCCACGTCTACAGAGCTGGACTTAATGCTCGTCCAGCAACAACCGGACCTCCTGCTTGGAGCCATACAGAACAGTGGACTCAGTCATGAG cTCGAGAATTTGGTCGAGACGTCATCCACAGCAAATGAAATAATTGACTTCGGAGATTCCATTTGCTTCCCCGCTGAGAGACCAGTTGTCAAAGAAGAGGCGTCTCTGGCAGAATGGTCCAGCCAGTTTATCAACGAAGGGCCAAATCCCCGGGACATCGCGCTGTTGTCTCCGTCCACCGCATCCCCGAGCAGAAGGGCCGTCGTGGCTCCCGGGGCGCCGTCCAAGCCAGAGCCCTCCCAGTCCTCATCAGCCATGCCATCACTGAGACCTGACCCCACACCCCTGTCGGGAAGCAGACCCCGACGGACCAGCAAGAAGCCCGTGCGGTTCGAGGaccacgacgacgacgatgaggcGAGTGTGAACATGGATCTTGACTTCTCGGAGGAACCAACTGCCTCCACCTCCAGTTATACCGCCACCGGGAGGAGGTCCAGACAGTCCCTGCAGAAcctgtcagagaaagagaaataccatAGGATAAGACATCTCAACAATGAAGCTTCAAAGCGATGCAGGCAGAAGAGAAAGCTGAAAATGAAAGACATAGAAGCAGAGGAAACAGAACTCcttcagagaaacagagagttgaAAGAACAGTTAGCACAtgtagagaaacaaagagatagaatgaagaaattaataaatttGATGTTCATGGTGGCCAAGAAGTGA